In Papaver somniferum cultivar HN1 chromosome 1, ASM357369v1, whole genome shotgun sequence, a genomic segment contains:
- the LOC113298820 gene encoding uncharacterized protein LOC113298820 isoform X2, with product MLNYHLFSCISILSLSPDLENPDAPREPLSSSEEACNIYQPSEIPCSSTQNQSSKLIKWHQSEAGFPNPEAARLFVEALRKNRSCQKFIRSKLLQIEAKIEENKKLKERVKILKDFQVACKQRAGRAVSLRKDPRIQLISVPKFRNSQTTKANSKKAGAISFGPVENSHVAKYRMAMKRFPLCLSRPRWTQTEKDNLWKGIKQQFQEMLLQESIEGFSASGDSNDLDDIMASIEDFEVTPENVRTFLPKVDWERLASTYVTGRSGAECEQRWLNVEDPLINHSPWTKNEDKKLLYILQQGGIYNWINISITLGTNRTPFQCLARFQRSLNANIIKRDWTEEDDGQLRTAVEAFGANNWQLIAFNMEGRTGTQCSNRWLKTLNPARKRVGRWTVEEDKRLKVAVLLFGGKTWAKIAQFIPGRTQAQCRERWVNCLDPSLNLKPWTEEEDCQLKAAVEEYGHCWSKVAASMPGRTDSKCLRRWKFLFPHEVPLIQAAKKIKRSALISNFVDRESERPTLDHNDFVALPGPESVLALESGTTAGKEKKSRREPKLKAAKDLVPCDNIPKRRSSKRSRSEAQMCRGGDSRIQIADDGETCGEDGIISQKKKSTIRRCSKKNHCESTDLGNNQLIPEDSTTSMITESEDKIEDGTVLGRKRKAPYGRLKKNHSINIDSGNVSLLPEESTTLRITDGDDNTANCGEDDAGSRKKKRMPNKRLKNNQCTNADSGDIPLLPEDLTVGDDNTANCREDGTGSRKKKKTPNKRLKNNQSTNADSGDIPLLPEYVTVGVDNTANCGEDDSFLGRKKEAPSRRLRKIQCTDSASGDQDISFLTEDLTVLRIGNGDVSIEKSGAISGMKKRVSKRNPKYIQSANTISGSKDVPEKLAILKVTKREKSSVNQGEVGVAPGNEKSASNKRLKRSRSTEHDSSLMDGDLTIASIADAISRKKKRSINKRLKTNNCIQPASANIDNSLCPEDTAIRINDSEDNYNNKV from the exons ATGTTAAATTATCATCTCTTTTCTTGTATATCCATATTAAGCCTTTCTCCAG ACCTCGAGAACCCCGATGCTCCTCGTGAACCGCTTTCGAGCTCTGAAGAAGCTTGTAATATATACCAGCCCTCGGAAATTCCTTGCAGCAGTACGCAGAATCAGTCTTCCAAACTTATCAAGTGGCACCAGTCGGAAGCCGGATTCCCTAACCCTGAAGCTGCACGCCTATTTGTTGAGGCCTTAAGGAAGAACCGATCATGTCAAAAATTTATTAGGAGTAAGCTGTTACAAATAGAGGCGAAGATTGAGGAAAACAAAAAGTTGAAGGAACGCGTAAAAATCCTCAAGGATTTCCAGGTTGCATGCAAACAAAGAGCTGGACGAGCAGTGTCCCTTCGGAAGGATCCCCGTATTCAGTTAATTTCTGTTCCGAAATTCAGAAATTCTCAGACAACAAAG GCGAATTCCAAGAAGGCAGGTGCCATATCTTTTGGCCCAGTTGAGAATTCTCATGTTGCCAAATACAGGATGGCGATGAAGCGGTTTCCACTCTGTCTGAGTAGACCGCGTTGGACACAGACCGAGAAAGATAATCTCTGGAAGGGGATAAAACAACAATTTCAAGAGATGCTGCTTCAGGAGTCAATAGAAGGTTTTAG tgctTCAGGTGATTCAAATGATCTGGACGACATCATGGCATCAATTGAGGACTTTGAAGTCACACCTGAAAATGTTAGAACCTTTTTGCCCAAGGTTGATTGGGAGCGGTTGGCATCAACGTATGTTACAGGCCGTTCAGGTGCAGAATGTGAACAAAG ATGGTTGAACGTGGAAGATCCTCTAATTAATCATAGTCCATGGACCAAAAATGAGGATAAAAAGCTTTTGTATATTCTTCAGCAAGGTGGCATTTATAACTGGATTAACATTTCGATTACGTTGGGTACCAACAGGACTCCTTTTCAGTGTTTGGCCCGTTTTCAGCGTAGTCTCAATGCCAATATTATAAAGCGAGACTGGACAGAAGAAGACGATGGTCAGCTTCGTACAGCTGTAGAAGCTTTTGGTGCAAATAATTGGCAGCTGATAGCTTTTAATATGGAAGGGCGGACAGGCACTCAATGTTCAAACAG ATGGCTTAAAACCTTGAACCCTGCTAGGAAAAGGGTTGGGAGGTGGACTGTGGAGGAGGACAAACGCTTGAAAGTTGCTGTATTGCTTTTCGGTGGCAAAACCTGGGCAAAAATAGCTCAATTCATCCCTGGTCGGACTCAAGCTCAATGTAGAGAAAG ATGGGTGAATTGTCTAGATCCATCGTTGAATCTGAAGCCGTGGACTGAAGAAGAGGACTGTCAGTTGAAAGCTGCTGTAGAAGAATATGGACACTGCTGGTCCAAGGTTGCAGCATCCATGCCTGGGCGTACTGATAGCAAATGCTTGAG GAGGTGGAAGTTTTTGTTTCCTCATGAAGTACCTTTGATCCAAGCcgctaaaaaaataaaaagatctgCTCTTATATCCAACTTTGTAGATCGTGAGTCTGAGAGACCCACCCTTGATCACAATGACTTTGTAGCTCTACCAGGACCAGAATCTGTCCTTGCACTCGAAAGTGGAACAACTGCTGGGAAGGAAAAGAAGTCAAG ACGGGAGCCAAAATTAAAGGCGGCCAAAGATCTTGTACCTTG TGACAACATTCCAAAGAGGCGCAGCTCCAAAAGGTCTAGAAGTGAAGCTCAGATGTGTCGCGGGGGGGATTCAAGGATACAAATTGCTGATGATGGGGAGACCTGCGGTGAAGATGGTATcatttcacaaaagaagaaaagcACAATCCGCAGGTGTTCAAAGAAGAATCATTGTGAAAGCACAGATCTAGGTAATAATCAGTTAATACCTGAAGATTCAACCACTTCAATGATAACTGAAAGTGAGGATAAAATCGAGGATGGTACTGTTTTGGGGAGGAAGAGAAAGGCACCTTACGGACGTTTAAAGAAGAATCATTCTATAAACATAGATTCAGGCAATGTTTCATTACTACCCGAAGAGTCTACTACTTTAAGGATAACTGATGGTGATGATAACACGGCAAACTGTGGCGAGGATGATGCTGGTtctagaaagaagaagaggatgccTAACAAGCGTTTAAAGAATAATCAATGTACAAATGCAGATTCAGGTGATATTCCACTATTACCTGAAGACTTAACTGTTGGTGACGATAACACTGCAAACTGTCGCGAGGATGGTACTGGttcgagaaagaagaagaagacgccTAACAAGCGTTTAAAGAATAATCAATCTACAAATGCAGATTCAGGTGATATTCCACTATTACCTGAATACGTAACTGTTGGTGTCGATAACACTGCAAACTGTGGCGAGGATGATAGTTTTTTGGGAAGGAAGAAGGAGGCACCTAGCAGACGTTTAAGGAAAATTCAATGTACTGACTCAGCTTCAGGTGACCAAGATATTTCATTTTTGACTGAAGATTTGACAGTTTTAAGAATAGGCAACGGAGATGTTAGTATTGAGAAGAGTGGTGCCATTTCTGGAATGAAGAAAAGGGTCTCTAAGAGGAATCCTAAGTACATTCAAAGCGCTAATACAATTTCAGGCAGCAAAGATGTTCCTGAAAAACTGGCAATTTTGAAGGTAACAAAGAGGGAGAAGAGCAGTGTGAACCAGGGTGAGGTTGGTGTTGCTCCAGGAAACGAGAAGAGTGCATCTAATAAGCGTTTAAAAAGGAGTCGGAGTACTGAGCATGACAGTTCCTTAATGGATGGAGATTTGACAATTGCAAGTATAGCTGATGCtatttcaaggaaaaagaaaagatcCATTAACAAACGTTTAAAGACAAATAACTGTATTCAACCAGCTTCAGCGAATATTGACAACTCGTTATGTCCTGAAGATACAGCAATAAGGATAAATGACAGCGAGGATAATTACAATAATAAGGTCTAA
- the LOC113298820 gene encoding uncharacterized protein LOC113298820 isoform X1 translates to MAILEDVNSCSEDERDEGLDEDIEALRAACLLTGNTPDEEEIEEDVHNDTTEISIPSDKNDNPNPIHDDDDDFELVRSIKKKFSIPPDDGGAVFMKPLNSLPPFVASDGENDDFETLRVVRRRFCDYDADLENPDAPREPLSSSEEACNIYQPSEIPCSSTQNQSSKLIKWHQSEAGFPNPEAARLFVEALRKNRSCQKFIRSKLLQIEAKIEENKKLKERVKILKDFQVACKQRAGRAVSLRKDPRIQLISVPKFRNSQTTKANSKKAGAISFGPVENSHVAKYRMAMKRFPLCLSRPRWTQTEKDNLWKGIKQQFQEMLLQESIEGFSASGDSNDLDDIMASIEDFEVTPENVRTFLPKVDWERLASTYVTGRSGAECEQRWLNVEDPLINHSPWTKNEDKKLLYILQQGGIYNWINISITLGTNRTPFQCLARFQRSLNANIIKRDWTEEDDGQLRTAVEAFGANNWQLIAFNMEGRTGTQCSNRWLKTLNPARKRVGRWTVEEDKRLKVAVLLFGGKTWAKIAQFIPGRTQAQCRERWVNCLDPSLNLKPWTEEEDCQLKAAVEEYGHCWSKVAASMPGRTDSKCLRRWKFLFPHEVPLIQAAKKIKRSALISNFVDRESERPTLDHNDFVALPGPESVLALESGTTAGKEKKSRREPKLKAAKDLVPCDNIPKRRSSKRSRSEAQMCRGGDSRIQIADDGETCGEDGIISQKKKSTIRRCSKKNHCESTDLGNNQLIPEDSTTSMITESEDKIEDGTVLGRKRKAPYGRLKKNHSINIDSGNVSLLPEESTTLRITDGDDNTANCGEDDAGSRKKKRMPNKRLKNNQCTNADSGDIPLLPEDLTVGDDNTANCREDGTGSRKKKKTPNKRLKNNQSTNADSGDIPLLPEYVTVGVDNTANCGEDDSFLGRKKEAPSRRLRKIQCTDSASGDQDISFLTEDLTVLRIGNGDVSIEKSGAISGMKKRVSKRNPKYIQSANTISGSKDVPEKLAILKVTKREKSSVNQGEVGVAPGNEKSASNKRLKRSRSTEHDSSLMDGDLTIASIADAISRKKKRSINKRLKTNNCIQPASANIDNSLCPEDTAIRINDSEDNYNNKV, encoded by the exons ATGGCGATTTTAGAAGATGTGAATTCATGTTCAGAAGATGAAAGAGATGAAGGTCTGGACGAAGATATTGAAGCTTTAAGGGCAGCTTGTTTGCTAACAGGGAATACCCCAGATGAGGAGGAAATCGAAGAAGATGTTCATAATGACACCACCGAAATTTCAATTCCCTCAGACAAGAATGATAATCCTAATCCTATTCATGACGATGACGATGATTTTGAATTGGTCCGCAGCATTAAAAAGAAGTTTTCAATTCCTCCTGATGATGGAGGTGCGGTTTTCATGAAACCACTCAATTCTTTACCTCCCTTTGTTGCATCAGATGGTGAAAACGATGATTTTGAAACTCTTCGAGTGGTTAGAAGGAGATTCTGTGATTACGATGCTG ACCTCGAGAACCCCGATGCTCCTCGTGAACCGCTTTCGAGCTCTGAAGAAGCTTGTAATATATACCAGCCCTCGGAAATTCCTTGCAGCAGTACGCAGAATCAGTCTTCCAAACTTATCAAGTGGCACCAGTCGGAAGCCGGATTCCCTAACCCTGAAGCTGCACGCCTATTTGTTGAGGCCTTAAGGAAGAACCGATCATGTCAAAAATTTATTAGGAGTAAGCTGTTACAAATAGAGGCGAAGATTGAGGAAAACAAAAAGTTGAAGGAACGCGTAAAAATCCTCAAGGATTTCCAGGTTGCATGCAAACAAAGAGCTGGACGAGCAGTGTCCCTTCGGAAGGATCCCCGTATTCAGTTAATTTCTGTTCCGAAATTCAGAAATTCTCAGACAACAAAG GCGAATTCCAAGAAGGCAGGTGCCATATCTTTTGGCCCAGTTGAGAATTCTCATGTTGCCAAATACAGGATGGCGATGAAGCGGTTTCCACTCTGTCTGAGTAGACCGCGTTGGACACAGACCGAGAAAGATAATCTCTGGAAGGGGATAAAACAACAATTTCAAGAGATGCTGCTTCAGGAGTCAATAGAAGGTTTTAG tgctTCAGGTGATTCAAATGATCTGGACGACATCATGGCATCAATTGAGGACTTTGAAGTCACACCTGAAAATGTTAGAACCTTTTTGCCCAAGGTTGATTGGGAGCGGTTGGCATCAACGTATGTTACAGGCCGTTCAGGTGCAGAATGTGAACAAAG ATGGTTGAACGTGGAAGATCCTCTAATTAATCATAGTCCATGGACCAAAAATGAGGATAAAAAGCTTTTGTATATTCTTCAGCAAGGTGGCATTTATAACTGGATTAACATTTCGATTACGTTGGGTACCAACAGGACTCCTTTTCAGTGTTTGGCCCGTTTTCAGCGTAGTCTCAATGCCAATATTATAAAGCGAGACTGGACAGAAGAAGACGATGGTCAGCTTCGTACAGCTGTAGAAGCTTTTGGTGCAAATAATTGGCAGCTGATAGCTTTTAATATGGAAGGGCGGACAGGCACTCAATGTTCAAACAG ATGGCTTAAAACCTTGAACCCTGCTAGGAAAAGGGTTGGGAGGTGGACTGTGGAGGAGGACAAACGCTTGAAAGTTGCTGTATTGCTTTTCGGTGGCAAAACCTGGGCAAAAATAGCTCAATTCATCCCTGGTCGGACTCAAGCTCAATGTAGAGAAAG ATGGGTGAATTGTCTAGATCCATCGTTGAATCTGAAGCCGTGGACTGAAGAAGAGGACTGTCAGTTGAAAGCTGCTGTAGAAGAATATGGACACTGCTGGTCCAAGGTTGCAGCATCCATGCCTGGGCGTACTGATAGCAAATGCTTGAG GAGGTGGAAGTTTTTGTTTCCTCATGAAGTACCTTTGATCCAAGCcgctaaaaaaataaaaagatctgCTCTTATATCCAACTTTGTAGATCGTGAGTCTGAGAGACCCACCCTTGATCACAATGACTTTGTAGCTCTACCAGGACCAGAATCTGTCCTTGCACTCGAAAGTGGAACAACTGCTGGGAAGGAAAAGAAGTCAAG ACGGGAGCCAAAATTAAAGGCGGCCAAAGATCTTGTACCTTG TGACAACATTCCAAAGAGGCGCAGCTCCAAAAGGTCTAGAAGTGAAGCTCAGATGTGTCGCGGGGGGGATTCAAGGATACAAATTGCTGATGATGGGGAGACCTGCGGTGAAGATGGTATcatttcacaaaagaagaaaagcACAATCCGCAGGTGTTCAAAGAAGAATCATTGTGAAAGCACAGATCTAGGTAATAATCAGTTAATACCTGAAGATTCAACCACTTCAATGATAACTGAAAGTGAGGATAAAATCGAGGATGGTACTGTTTTGGGGAGGAAGAGAAAGGCACCTTACGGACGTTTAAAGAAGAATCATTCTATAAACATAGATTCAGGCAATGTTTCATTACTACCCGAAGAGTCTACTACTTTAAGGATAACTGATGGTGATGATAACACGGCAAACTGTGGCGAGGATGATGCTGGTtctagaaagaagaagaggatgccTAACAAGCGTTTAAAGAATAATCAATGTACAAATGCAGATTCAGGTGATATTCCACTATTACCTGAAGACTTAACTGTTGGTGACGATAACACTGCAAACTGTCGCGAGGATGGTACTGGttcgagaaagaagaagaagacgccTAACAAGCGTTTAAAGAATAATCAATCTACAAATGCAGATTCAGGTGATATTCCACTATTACCTGAATACGTAACTGTTGGTGTCGATAACACTGCAAACTGTGGCGAGGATGATAGTTTTTTGGGAAGGAAGAAGGAGGCACCTAGCAGACGTTTAAGGAAAATTCAATGTACTGACTCAGCTTCAGGTGACCAAGATATTTCATTTTTGACTGAAGATTTGACAGTTTTAAGAATAGGCAACGGAGATGTTAGTATTGAGAAGAGTGGTGCCATTTCTGGAATGAAGAAAAGGGTCTCTAAGAGGAATCCTAAGTACATTCAAAGCGCTAATACAATTTCAGGCAGCAAAGATGTTCCTGAAAAACTGGCAATTTTGAAGGTAACAAAGAGGGAGAAGAGCAGTGTGAACCAGGGTGAGGTTGGTGTTGCTCCAGGAAACGAGAAGAGTGCATCTAATAAGCGTTTAAAAAGGAGTCGGAGTACTGAGCATGACAGTTCCTTAATGGATGGAGATTTGACAATTGCAAGTATAGCTGATGCtatttcaaggaaaaagaaaagatcCATTAACAAACGTTTAAAGACAAATAACTGTATTCAACCAGCTTCAGCGAATATTGACAACTCGTTATGTCCTGAAGATACAGCAATAAGGATAAATGACAGCGAGGATAATTACAATAATAAGGTCTAA